Proteins from one Bufo gargarizans isolate SCDJY-AF-19 chromosome 8, ASM1485885v1, whole genome shotgun sequence genomic window:
- the LOC122945595 gene encoding sulfotransferase 1 family member D1-like → MVVRPPLGDVSGMPIVGPFAENWANVQKFQAGEGDVLIDTYPKSGTTWISEIVDLILQNGDKKKAQRGAIFERVPFLEFAMPEIPTGTELLNAIKPPRVIKSHLPVQTLPNTFWEKNCKVIYVARNIKDVLVSYYHFVRMAPMFPDPGTFEEFLQCFIKGKVAYGSWSDHVKGWWKIRQERDILYLFYEDMLEEPKREIRKVMKFLRKDLPEDVLEKIYQSTTFKAMKENSMANYSTMPSHVMDLTISPFMRKGISGDWKSHLTVAQNELLDECYKKEMSDTDLTFRF, encoded by the exons ATGGTTGTCCGCCCCCCGCTGGGAGATGTGAGTGGGATGCCCATTGTGGGACCCTTTGCAGAAAACTGGGCGAACGTGCAGAAGTTCCAGGCTGGAGAAGGAGACGTGCTGATAGACACCTACCCCAAATCTG GTACCACCTGGATCAGTGAGATTGTAGACTTAATTCTACAGAATGGAGACAAAAAGAAAGCCCAGCGCGGAGCCATTTTCGAGCGGGTGCCCTTTCTGGAGTTTGCAATGCCTGAAATACCAACAG GCACTGAATTGCTTAATGCAATAAAGCCTCCACGAGTGATCAAATCTCATTTACCTGTGCAAACCCTGCCGAACACCTTCTGGGAAAAGAACTGCAAG GTCATCTACGTGGCCCGAAATATTAAGGATGTGTTAGTGTCGTATTATCACTTCGTCCGCATGGCCCCTATGTTCCCAGATCCTGGAACTTTTGAAGAGTTTCTACAATGCTTCATAAAGGGAAAAG TTGCTTATGGATCATGGAGCGATCACGTCAAGGGCTGGTGGAAGATAAGGCAGGAGAGAGACATCCTCTACCTTTTCTATGAGGACATGTTAGAG GAACCAAAACGTGAGATcagaaaagtgatgaagttcttGAGGAAGGATTTACCTGAAGATGTTCTGGAGAAGATTTACCAGTCCACCACCTTCAAGGCTATGAAAGAGAACAGCATGGCCAACTACAGCACCATGCCTTCCCACGTCATGGACTTAACCATCTCACCCTTCATGAGGAAAG GGATCAGCGGAGACTGGAAGAGCCATCTCACCGTGGCTCAAAATGAACTACTTGATGAATGCTACAAGAAGGAGATGTCTGACACCGATCTGACCTTCCGCTTCTAA